In Pseudomonas deceptionensis, a single window of DNA contains:
- the pabB gene encoding aminodeoxychorismate synthase component I — protein MLTCSVHPLPYIANPADYFAAIRHAPGAVLLDSGRPTADRGRYDLMSARPLAELTLQPGESGRDFLQRLRDNLKQLGNATLPDGYDLPFAGGLIGYLSYDFGRQLEQLPAHALDDLHLPDARLGLYAWALISDHQAATSQLVFHPRCEPLEREHLIQLFTQPALLHSEAFSLKQPMQPDISAARYEQALAQIHRYIQAGDCYQVNYTQRFSAQCEGDAWTAYCALRAACPTPFSGFMSLADDDAILSLSPERFVRVSQNQVETRPIKGTRPRGRDSAEDAANAAELLASPKDRAENLMIVDLLRNDLGRTCRTGSVSVPQLFTLESYPNVHHLVSSVIGELADGKDALDLIGDSFPGGSITGAPKIRAMQIIDELEPTRRSIYCGSLLYLDVRGEMDSSIAIRSLLIKDGRVSCWGGGGIVADSDWQDEYQESITKVKVLLDTLQTL, from the coding sequence ATGTTGACCTGTTCTGTACACCCGCTGCCCTACATCGCCAACCCTGCCGACTATTTTGCAGCCATTCGCCATGCGCCCGGCGCCGTGTTGCTGGACAGTGGCCGCCCCACCGCAGACCGCGGACGCTATGACCTGATGAGTGCCCGGCCGCTGGCAGAACTGACCCTGCAGCCCGGCGAATCGGGCCGCGATTTTTTGCAGCGCCTGCGTGACAACCTCAAACAACTGGGCAATGCCACGCTCCCGGACGGTTACGACCTGCCCTTTGCCGGCGGGTTGATCGGCTACTTGAGCTATGACTTTGGCCGACAGCTCGAACAGCTGCCCGCCCACGCCCTTGATGACCTGCACCTGCCAGATGCGCGACTGGGCCTGTATGCCTGGGCCCTGATCAGCGACCATCAGGCGGCCACCAGCCAATTGGTGTTTCACCCACGCTGCGAGCCCCTGGAGCGTGAGCACCTGATCCAGTTGTTCACTCAGCCCGCACTGTTGCACAGCGAAGCTTTTTCGCTCAAACAGCCGATGCAGCCGGACATCAGCGCCGCCCGGTACGAGCAGGCTCTGGCCCAGATCCATCGCTATATCCAGGCGGGCGACTGCTACCAGGTCAATTACACCCAGCGTTTCAGCGCCCAGTGCGAGGGCGATGCGTGGACAGCGTATTGCGCGTTACGGGCAGCCTGCCCGACACCGTTTTCAGGCTTTATGAGCCTGGCGGATGACGACGCGATTTTGAGCCTGTCACCGGAGCGCTTTGTGCGGGTCAGCCAGAACCAGGTGGAAACCCGGCCGATCAAAGGCACCCGCCCTCGGGGCAGAGACAGCGCCGAAGATGCAGCGAACGCCGCCGAACTGCTGGCCAGCCCCAAGGATCGTGCAGAAAACCTGATGATTGTCGACTTGCTGCGTAACGACCTGGGGCGCACCTGCCGTACCGGATCGGTCAGCGTGCCGCAGCTGTTCACCCTCGAAAGCTACCCCAACGTCCACCACCTGGTGAGCAGCGTGATCGGCGAACTGGCCGACGGTAAAGATGCACTGGATCTGATCGGCGACAGCTTCCCCGGCGGCTCGATTACCGGGGCCCCGAAAATCCGTGCGATGCAGATCATCGATGAACTGGAACCCACGCGCCGCAGCATCTACTGCGGATCCTTGCTGTACCTCGATGTACGCGGCGAAATGGACAGTTCCATTGCGATTCGCAGTCTGCTGATTAAGGACGGGCGCGTCAGTTGCTGGGGCGGCGGCGGCATTGTGGCCGACTCTGACTGGCAGGACGAATACCAGGAATCGATCACCAAAGTGAAGGTGCTGCTCGATACGCTGCAAACCCTGTAG
- a CDS encoding alpha-L-glutamate ligase-like protein — protein sequence MFGFWKTWKALEARGIMGINRRNADYVLKYNKRSLYPIVDDKIITKERAIQAGIHVPEMYGVISTEKEIDKLDEIIGGRSDFVIKPAQGAGGDGILVIADRFEDRFRTVSGKIISHEEIEHQISSILTGLYSLGGHRDRALIEYRVTPDQIFKSISYEGVPDIRIIVLMGYPVMAMLRLPTRQSGGKANLHQGAIGVGVDLATGLTLRGTWLNNIISKHPDTTNAVDGVQLPNWDGFMKLAAGCYELCGLGYIGVDMVLDQDKGPLILELNARPGLNIQIANDCGLTLRTHAVEAHLEELAAKGIKETPEERVRFAQELFGHIHQPDAE from the coding sequence ATGTTTGGCTTCTGGAAGACCTGGAAGGCCCTGGAAGCCAGAGGCATCATGGGCATCAATCGGCGCAATGCGGACTACGTACTCAAGTACAACAAACGCAGTTTGTATCCGATTGTGGATGACAAGATCATCACCAAGGAGCGCGCAATCCAGGCCGGCATTCACGTGCCGGAAATGTACGGCGTGATTTCCACCGAGAAAGAAATCGACAAGCTCGATGAAATCATCGGTGGCCGCAGCGACTTCGTGATCAAGCCCGCGCAAGGCGCGGGCGGTGACGGCATCCTGGTGATCGCGGACCGCTTCGAAGACCGTTTCCGCACTGTCTCGGGCAAGATCATCAGCCATGAGGAGATCGAACATCAGATCTCCAGCATCCTGACCGGTCTGTATTCCCTGGGCGGCCACCGTGACCGCGCGCTGATCGAGTACCGGGTTACGCCGGATCAGATCTTCAAAAGCATCAGCTACGAAGGTGTGCCGGATATCCGCATCATCGTGCTGATGGGCTACCCGGTCATGGCCATGTTGCGCCTGCCCACCCGTCAATCGGGCGGCAAGGCCAACCTGCACCAGGGCGCCATCGGTGTCGGTGTCGATCTGGCGACCGGCCTGACCCTGCGCGGCACCTGGCTGAACAACATCATCAGCAAGCACCCGGACACCACCAACGCAGTGGACGGCGTGCAATTGCCCAACTGGGACGGCTTCATGAAGCTGGCGGCGGGCTGTTATGAGTTGTGTGGCCTGGGTTATATCGGTGTCGACATGGTACTGGACCAGGATAAAGGCCCGCTGATCCTGGAACTCAACGCCCGCCCGGGCCTGAATATCCAGATTGCCAACGACTGCGGCCTGACCCTGCGTACCCACGCGGTCGAGGCTCACCTTGAAGAGTTGGCGGCCAAAGGCATCAAGGAAACACCGGAAGAGCGCGTGCGCTTTGCCCAGGAACTGTTTGGGCATATTCACCAGCCTGACGCTGAATGA
- a CDS encoding inactive transglutaminase family protein has protein sequence MRALTLHLKILITILVVLGISITAYQIFALGIPVTEDATDDLWNIDAKVEFVASSKDPVKIQMFVPPLNRDYVSLNESFISNNYGVSVNRVDGNRKVTWSARRVSGKQTLYYRLVLTKRYSGDKTKVKGPVFRDSIAVEGPEKIAAEALLAPIRQHSADVETFISETIKRVSNPNDDNVKLLLAGDPSTAHKAQVIELLLSIAHVPMEKVHTIRLVADQPQTPELWLRSFNGNDWLYFNPETGEQGLPSDRLLWWIGDEPMVTVDGGKKPNVTFSLNNSEMNAIRLAKLTDENTDANFLEYSLYGLPLQTQQTFMIMVMIPIGVLVILILRNLIGLQTLGTFTPVLIALAFRETQLGFGIILFTVITALGLTLRSYLEHLKLQMLPRLSVVLTFVVILIAAISLFSHKLGLERGLSVALFPMVILTMTIERLSITWEERGGGHAMKVAIGTLFAATLAYLVMSIPELVYFVFTFPAVLLIMVGFMLAMGRYRGYRLTELVRFKAFLKADS, from the coding sequence ATGCGCGCTCTTACCCTTCACCTGAAAATCTTGATCACCATCCTTGTGGTGCTGGGCATTTCGATTACCGCCTACCAGATTTTTGCCCTCGGCATTCCTGTCACAGAGGACGCCACTGACGACCTCTGGAACATCGACGCCAAGGTCGAATTTGTTGCCAGTTCCAAAGACCCGGTCAAGATCCAGATGTTCGTACCGCCGCTGAACCGCGACTACGTCAGCCTGAACGAAAGCTTCATCTCCAATAACTACGGGGTGAGCGTCAACCGGGTTGATGGCAACCGCAAAGTTACCTGGTCCGCCCGCCGGGTCAGTGGCAAGCAGACCCTCTACTATCGCCTGGTGCTGACCAAGCGCTACTCGGGCGACAAGACCAAGGTCAAAGGCCCGGTATTCCGCGACAGCATCGCCGTCGAAGGCCCGGAGAAAATCGCCGCAGAAGCATTGCTCGCGCCGATTCGCCAGCACTCGGCCGACGTCGAAACCTTTATCAGCGAGACCATCAAGCGCGTCAGCAACCCCAACGATGACAACGTGAAGCTGCTGCTGGCCGGCGATCCGTCGACGGCCCACAAAGCCCAGGTCATCGAATTGCTGCTGTCGATTGCCCACGTTCCCATGGAAAAGGTCCACACCATCCGTCTCGTGGCCGATCAGCCGCAAACCCCGGAATTGTGGCTGCGCAGCTTTAATGGCAACGACTGGCTGTACTTCAACCCCGAGACCGGTGAACAGGGTCTTCCGTCTGACCGCCTGCTGTGGTGGATCGGTGACGAGCCAATGGTCACGGTCGACGGCGGTAAAAAACCCAACGTTACCTTCAGCCTGAACAACAGCGAAATGAACGCCATTCGCCTGGCCAAGCTGACCGACGAAAACACTGACGCCAACTTCCTCGAATACTCGCTGTACGGCTTGCCGCTGCAGACCCAGCAAACCTTCATGATCATGGTGATGATCCCGATTGGCGTCCTGGTGATCCTGATTCTGCGCAACCTGATCGGCCTGCAAACCCTGGGTACATTTACCCCGGTACTGATCGCCCTGGCGTTCCGCGAAACCCAGCTGGGCTTCGGGATAATCCTGTTTACAGTCATCACCGCACTCGGGCTGACGCTGCGCTCCTACCTTGAGCACTTGAAACTGCAAATGCTGCCGCGCCTGTCAGTGGTGCTGACCTTTGTGGTCATCCTGATCGCGGCCATCAGCCTGTTCAGCCACAAGCTGGGCCTGGAACGCGGGCTCTCGGTCGCCTTGTTCCCGATGGTGATTCTGACAATGACCATCGAGCGCCTGTCGATTACATGGGAAGAGCGAGGTGGCGGGCATGCCATGAAAGTCGCGATCGGCACGTTGTTCGCAGCCACTTTGGCCTACCTGGTGATGAGCATCCCGGAGCTGGTGTACTTCGTATTTACCTTCCCGGCAGTCCTGCTGATCATGGTCGGCTTTATGCTGGCAATGGGTCGCTATCGCGGCTATCGCCTGACCGAGCTGGTGCGTTTCAAAGCGTTCTTGAAGGCTGACTCCTGA